The Marinobacter sp. ANT_B65 genome has a segment encoding these proteins:
- a CDS encoding SH3 domain-containing protein — protein sequence MPIAFLILTLCLPVTAWAGWLWGEGESAPRVEVVEPFVVWRSGPAVGYPVFHASEKGEWLSLLQRKTGWMKVRDDKGREGWVAVAAIAQTRDATGEAVYLSVPDVEAFRSRNLETGIMMGEFEGAPVTSVYGGWWFTPNLAAELWGSQVLGSASEILMVNANIVHQPFPHWRVSPFFTLGAGHIWVDPKATLAEPEERDNPVGHAGVGLRAYITDRYFIRAEFKDYKVFTSRSTNEEATEWKIGLSIFF from the coding sequence ATGCCCATTGCCTTTCTGATACTGACACTGTGTTTACCTGTTACCGCCTGGGCTGGCTGGCTTTGGGGAGAGGGTGAATCCGCGCCCAGGGTCGAGGTTGTCGAACCTTTTGTTGTGTGGCGGAGTGGCCCGGCTGTGGGCTATCCGGTTTTTCACGCCAGTGAAAAAGGGGAATGGCTGAGCCTGCTGCAACGCAAAACCGGCTGGATGAAGGTCCGTGATGATAAAGGCCGGGAAGGCTGGGTTGCGGTGGCGGCAATTGCTCAAACCCGGGATGCAACGGGCGAAGCAGTCTATCTCAGTGTGCCGGACGTGGAAGCATTCAGAAGCCGGAACCTGGAAACCGGAATCATGATGGGGGAGTTTGAAGGGGCTCCCGTAACCTCAGTGTACGGAGGCTGGTGGTTTACGCCCAATCTGGCTGCCGAATTATGGGGTTCTCAGGTACTGGGCAGCGCTTCGGAAATACTCATGGTGAATGCCAATATTGTGCATCAGCCTTTTCCGCACTGGCGGGTTTCCCCATTTTTCACTCTTGGTGCGGGCCACATCTGGGTGGATCCAAAGGCGACACTCGCGGAGCCGGAGGAGCGTGACAACCCGGTCGGCCATGCGGGAGTAGGGCTGCGCGCTTATATAACCGATCGCTATTTTATCCGGGCCGAGTTCAAGGACTACAAAGTCTTTACCAGCCGATCAACCAACGAAGAAGCGACAGAATGGAAAATCGGATTAAGTATCTTTTTCTGA
- a CDS encoding outer membrane beta-barrel domain-containing protein encodes MENRIKYLFLTGFCLAQVIAFTPDVFAAENADRDDRPLIESDVQPVPVDEALIDTENFEIGAFAGVLNIEDFESSFVYGGKLTYHLSESFFFEAGIGFAEGGETSFENLAGNAQVLTDGERDYLYYNINLGYNILPGQAFLTENYAFNTNFYLIAGAGSTDFAGDTRFTLNAGAGYQVLLTDSLAIHLGVRQHYYRIDVVGAEKTSMNTEISSGLSVFF; translated from the coding sequence ATGGAAAATCGGATTAAGTATCTTTTTCTGACCGGGTTCTGCCTGGCTCAAGTCATTGCTTTTACGCCTGATGTGTTTGCGGCGGAAAACGCTGATCGTGACGACCGGCCTCTGATTGAGTCTGACGTACAGCCTGTGCCGGTTGATGAAGCACTGATTGATACCGAGAACTTTGAAATCGGAGCCTTCGCAGGCGTGCTCAATATTGAAGATTTTGAGTCGTCGTTTGTGTACGGAGGCAAGCTAACCTATCACTTGAGCGAATCGTTCTTCTTCGAGGCGGGAATCGGCTTTGCTGAGGGCGGCGAAACCAGCTTTGAAAACCTGGCAGGTAACGCACAAGTACTGACCGATGGCGAACGTGATTACCTCTATTACAACATTAACCTGGGCTACAACATCCTGCCCGGGCAGGCGTTTCTGACCGAGAACTACGCCTTCAATACGAACTTTTATTTGATTGCAGGCGCAGGTTCTACGGATTTCGCTGGCGATACCCGCTTCACCCTTAATGCTGGCGCGGGCTATCAGGTTCTCCTGACCGACAGTCTTGCAATTCATCTGGGTGTGCGCCAGCACTACTATCGCATTGATGTAGTGGGTGCCGAGAAGACGTCCATGAACACGGAAATCAGTTCCGGACTGTCGGTCTTTTTCTGA
- a CDS encoding TlpA family protein disulfide reductase produces MNNPVTSIALALALTGAVFTVQADAINVPAPDFTLESRSGDNVRLEDHRGEVVMLNFWASWCGPCRQEMPLMDGIYSRYQDLGFTILAVNVDENRDEALRFLDKVPVNYPVLYDPESSVSELYEVPAMPTTVMIDRDGTARYIHYGYKPGYEDEYEAQIRELVRE; encoded by the coding sequence ATGAATAACCCTGTTACAAGTATTGCATTGGCACTTGCCCTGACTGGTGCGGTGTTCACGGTACAGGCTGATGCCATCAACGTTCCGGCCCCGGATTTCACGCTGGAAAGCCGTTCCGGAGATAACGTCCGGCTTGAAGACCATCGCGGTGAAGTGGTCATGCTGAACTTCTGGGCATCCTGGTGTGGACCCTGCAGGCAGGAAATGCCTTTGATGGATGGCATTTACAGCCGTTATCAGGATTTGGGCTTTACGATTCTTGCGGTAAATGTCGATGAGAATCGCGATGAAGCCTTGCGCTTTCTGGACAAGGTGCCGGTTAACTACCCGGTGCTTTACGACCCGGAAAGCTCGGTAAGTGAGCTATACGAAGTACCGGCCATGCCGACAACCGTGATGATCGACCGTGATGGCACGGCCCGTTACATTCATTATGGCTACAAACCTGGCTATGAAGACGAGTATGAAGCTCAGATCAGAGAACTGGTTCGAGAGTGA
- a CDS encoding DUF4266 domain-containing protein: MRKLTMIMPLLLAMVLSATAGCSSVKPWVKPYERDRLADPIMSLSRHGKADSYMHHVYQARESARGAEGGSGGGCGCN; this comes from the coding sequence ATGCGCAAATTAACCATGATCATGCCATTGCTGCTGGCGATGGTGCTGTCGGCTACTGCGGGATGCAGTTCTGTCAAACCCTGGGTTAAACCCTATGAAAGGGATCGCCTGGCTGATCCGATCATGAGCCTGAGCCGCCACGGCAAGGCAGATTCGTACATGCACCACGTTTACCAGGCCCGGGAATCTGCCCGTGGGGCTGAAGGCGGTTCAGGAGGTGGTTGTGGGTGTAACTGA
- a CDS encoding DUF3570 domain-containing protein, with amino-acid sequence MVSCPFARAATLPVDSVDVLYHRYDGGGMVIDGPVVLARKSVGPQVSVTGQYYVDAVSAASVDVLATASAYTEERTEYTVGVDYLYDRSIMSLGYTNSSENDFEANTVYFTVSQEFFGGMSTVTLGYAEGWDEVGRIGNDNFSEDADRRNFQVGVSQVLTRNTLVGLDLEVVTDEGFLQNPYRQNRYLDPDDTTSFLYQPERYPETRTSTSVAARAIYHLPFRASIRGEYRYFSDTWGIKAHTLELGYVHALNERWTLEGSVRYYSQGEADFYSDLFPYENSQTHLARDKEMSSLSGTTLGTGAVYEWKQTSLPGIKRLQFSLLLDWLNFDYDNFRDVTASGSYLPGEEPLYSFDALVTRASVILEY; translated from the coding sequence ATGGTGTCGTGCCCGTTCGCTCGTGCGGCAACGCTGCCAGTGGATAGTGTGGATGTGCTTTACCACCGTTATGACGGTGGAGGCATGGTGATTGATGGTCCTGTGGTACTTGCACGCAAAAGTGTCGGGCCGCAGGTGTCGGTGACTGGCCAGTATTACGTGGATGCGGTATCAGCCGCCTCTGTAGATGTTCTGGCAACTGCAAGTGCTTATACCGAAGAACGCACAGAGTATACGGTTGGCGTTGACTATCTTTATGATCGTTCGATCATGAGTCTCGGCTATACGAACAGTTCCGAAAACGACTTTGAAGCCAATACTGTGTACTTCACTGTCAGCCAGGAGTTCTTTGGTGGTATGTCTACGGTCACGCTCGGTTATGCCGAAGGCTGGGACGAGGTAGGCAGGATCGGCAATGACAACTTCAGTGAAGACGCTGATCGCCGTAACTTCCAGGTTGGTGTCAGTCAGGTGCTTACCCGCAACACATTGGTTGGGCTTGACCTTGAAGTGGTTACGGATGAAGGTTTTTTACAGAACCCCTACCGTCAGAACCGCTATCTGGACCCTGACGACACAACCTCGTTTCTTTATCAGCCCGAACGCTATCCTGAGACACGAACCAGCACGTCTGTAGCTGCCCGGGCCATCTATCATTTGCCATTCAGGGCCTCGATCCGCGGGGAATACCGGTATTTCAGTGATACCTGGGGCATCAAAGCCCATACGTTGGAATTGGGCTACGTTCACGCTTTGAATGAACGCTGGACCCTTGAAGGCTCGGTTCGCTATTACAGTCAGGGAGAAGCGGATTTCTATAGCGACCTTTTCCCTTATGAAAACTCTCAGACGCACCTGGCCAGAGACAAGGAAATGAGCTCCCTTTCGGGCACCACCCTTGGAACGGGGGCGGTTTATGAGTGGAAGCAGACATCCCTGCCGGGCATAAAGCGGCTGCAATTCAGCCTGCTGCTGGACTGGCTGAATTTTGACTATGACAACTTCCGGGATGTTACAGCTTCGGGCAGTTACCTGCCGGGCGAAGAGCCGCTTTATTCTTTTGATGCGCTGGTTACCAGGGCATCGGTGATTCTCGAATACTGA
- a CDS encoding AraC family transcriptional regulator has protein sequence MTDSFKTLLAGVLAAMILFMSTAVLAEQEDTTDGKAVAERVEELKKKVIGLNRDLFILEEDLLFPASTQFAVFLSVDTGEFLKLDAVKLKVNGDIVASHLYTDRQVTALERGGMQRLFIGNLKTGTHEITAFVEGIGPDNRAYKQAATLAFEKGTETAALEIRIEDRSSDYQPMVSIVEWE, from the coding sequence ATGACGGATTCATTCAAAACACTGTTGGCTGGCGTACTTGCGGCAATGATCCTGTTTATGAGCACAGCGGTGCTTGCGGAACAGGAAGACACCACTGACGGCAAGGCTGTTGCTGAGCGGGTTGAAGAGCTGAAAAAGAAAGTCATCGGACTTAACAGGGATCTCTTTATCCTGGAAGAAGATCTGCTGTTTCCGGCCAGCACGCAGTTTGCCGTTTTCCTCAGTGTTGATACGGGGGAATTCCTTAAACTGGACGCGGTTAAACTAAAGGTGAATGGCGATATTGTGGCTTCGCACCTTTATACGGATCGGCAGGTTACAGCGCTTGAACGCGGTGGCATGCAGCGGTTGTTTATTGGCAATCTTAAAACCGGTACCCACGAGATAACGGCTTTTGTAGAAGGCATTGGTCCTGACAATCGTGCTTACAAGCAGGCAGCAACCCTGGCTTTTGAAAAAGGTACCGAGACAGCTGCGCTGGAAATCCGGATTGAGGATCGTTCCTCGGATTATCAGCCCATGGTCTCCATAGTGGAGTGGGAGTGA
- a CDS encoding tetratricopeptide repeat protein, which produces MAFITRAFHSSKAARCVAAAASLLPFVLSAPVLTAGEAPERARDPMYGWVLYNYHQGESFEALTLLDVARERGGISGHGAYPELIEGGLMLSYGMTREARELFTRLLAETNASATDAPAGKGSPVTLEPEVLSQAWFYLGKVFYLEGDYAPAYENLMRVDEEVLEESEPGLYEEWLYLRARLAMKSDDFAGEPDSEVLVKRLLEQLSQSGPWAYYLRYNIAMAGIDAENFTEAQEYLRKLIADMGSETPEEVLLSEHRALLDKSRLSLARLYLRDARFDDALALLGTMPLDGVFSDRALFDYAVAAAGQGQMQRALDALDALSQRTLFLAWREQVPYARGYVFEQMNQPRKALTAFMQAAEHYEARGEELIAARQALTEDNLMARLSFLGDSNEIVTDAYGRLQVMPADFGLSEVLATESFQQALGELHELYQMQELLAQREEQLATFETMLETRRIQRERRIREARFELEQQQADDWAEAHASFRKDIEAALAGDNVGFFMTTEQKALKTRLDKVAATLEQLPDDQSTARQRETYTRMKAYFDWSVANDYAVNRWAAQKQLRELDREMELFLNQRAAIETLMAGDREHSELAGRLARKAAELQLLKNEVEDALALARSMLMGRLGEALEQQNSELRRYLVASRHAQARLADQLFRADSDAEAANE; this is translated from the coding sequence GTGGCATTCATTACAAGGGCATTCCATTCCAGCAAGGCGGCGCGTTGCGTTGCCGCAGCCGCCAGCCTGCTGCCGTTCGTACTCAGTGCACCGGTACTAACTGCCGGTGAGGCACCGGAACGGGCCCGGGACCCAATGTATGGCTGGGTCCTTTACAACTATCACCAGGGCGAGTCCTTTGAGGCGCTGACTTTGCTGGATGTCGCCCGTGAACGTGGTGGCATCAGTGGGCACGGTGCCTATCCGGAGCTGATTGAAGGCGGTCTTATGCTTTCTTATGGCATGACCCGCGAAGCCCGTGAATTGTTCACCCGCTTGCTTGCAGAGACAAATGCCAGCGCTACTGATGCCCCGGCAGGTAAAGGCTCACCTGTAACCCTTGAACCCGAAGTTCTTAGCCAGGCCTGGTTCTATCTCGGAAAAGTATTCTATCTCGAAGGCGACTATGCGCCGGCCTATGAGAACCTTATGCGGGTTGATGAAGAAGTGCTTGAAGAGAGCGAGCCCGGGCTTTATGAAGAATGGCTTTATCTCAGAGCCCGGCTGGCTATGAAATCCGACGATTTCGCTGGCGAACCGGATAGCGAAGTTCTGGTTAAACGCCTGCTTGAACAGCTCAGCCAGTCTGGTCCATGGGCATATTATCTCCGCTACAACATAGCCATGGCCGGGATTGATGCCGAAAACTTTACGGAAGCTCAGGAATACCTGCGAAAGCTTATTGCCGATATGGGTTCCGAAACTCCGGAGGAAGTTCTGCTGTCCGAGCACCGTGCGCTGCTGGATAAAAGCAGGTTATCCCTTGCTCGCCTGTACCTGAGAGACGCCCGGTTTGATGACGCACTGGCTTTGCTGGGGACCATGCCATTAGACGGAGTGTTTTCTGACAGAGCACTGTTTGATTATGCGGTGGCCGCGGCTGGTCAGGGCCAGATGCAACGGGCTCTTGATGCACTTGATGCTTTATCGCAACGCACACTGTTTCTGGCCTGGCGGGAACAGGTTCCTTATGCCCGGGGTTATGTGTTCGAGCAAATGAACCAGCCCCGTAAGGCGTTAACCGCGTTTATGCAGGCTGCGGAACATTATGAAGCACGGGGTGAGGAGTTGATCGCAGCCAGGCAGGCACTGACCGAAGATAATCTGATGGCTCGGTTGAGTTTTCTGGGCGACAGCAATGAAATTGTTACCGACGCATACGGCCGCTTGCAGGTGATGCCTGCTGATTTCGGACTCTCGGAAGTGCTGGCAACGGAATCTTTCCAGCAAGCGCTTGGGGAGCTGCATGAACTTTACCAGATGCAGGAACTGCTTGCGCAGCGAGAGGAGCAACTGGCCACTTTCGAAACCATGCTCGAAACACGGCGGATACAGCGCGAGCGTCGAATTCGCGAGGCTCGTTTCGAGCTTGAGCAGCAGCAGGCGGATGACTGGGCGGAGGCTCACGCATCGTTTCGTAAAGATATTGAAGCAGCTCTTGCCGGAGATAATGTCGGTTTTTTCATGACGACTGAACAGAAAGCCCTGAAAACGAGGTTAGATAAGGTTGCAGCCACGCTCGAACAACTCCCCGATGACCAGAGTACGGCCCGGCAACGGGAAACCTACACACGAATGAAGGCTTACTTTGACTGGAGTGTGGCTAACGATTACGCCGTAAATCGTTGGGCGGCCCAGAAGCAGTTGCGCGAGCTGGACAGGGAAATGGAGCTGTTCCTCAACCAAAGAGCTGCTATAGAAACCCTGATGGCCGGAGACAGGGAGCATAGTGAACTGGCTGGACGTCTTGCCCGCAAGGCCGCGGAGCTTCAGTTGCTGAAAAACGAGGTGGAAGATGCGTTAGCCCTGGCAAGGAGCATGCTTATGGGGCGCCTGGGTGAGGCTCTTGAGCAACAGAACAGCGAACTCAGGCGTTATCTGGTGGCCTCCCGACATGCACAGGCACGGCTCGCGGATCAGCTGTTCCGGGCTGATAGTGATGCGGAGGCTGCCAATGAATAA
- a CDS encoding tetratricopeptide repeat protein encodes MNKTPLFALLSGRGRVLSYTRALVPILSAMLTTGCQTMWWGQGGEIPEARPGTLASLSTGNTTSTADLAVVEGKSAEATEEAVSLESVMRSYRELLPLVDDPSKQITIRHRLADLEFARAERIMTDTAEDDLSGAIAAYTTLLAEYPEREGNDQIYYQLARAWGLRGRTEEQLQSLDTLVTTYPGSDYWVEAQFRRADILFVNGRYSEAEQAFDQVTRASGEQNADPSFLMNAHYMKGWSQFKQGDYQQALLSYVEVLDLIMPGGRTAEAEAPNQRYQTLTEDLFRVVGLSLSYLDGAETLQALFRQTGSRPYESLVYDRYSKLLIERERYSDAVDVFEVYVHEHPDSPWAPRYHMRIIDTLALAGFDKAIPDRKAEFIKRYGINSGYWPEADPETLAYIKNQLEILLPELADRHYLLAGEVRKQGQNPGNQQSFGADEHFRQAAAYYAEFAATFPDHPRTPERLFLLAETYIELQEWPDAIQAFERVAYDFSVNGEQNERAVEAGYASVLAFREYSRTWLNDTNDDLFALQEMQQLNRFRFVNAFSQDSRAPGVYYIALQREFDQQNLDEVIPMAARLAAWQPAADPVLVTEALLMAGHSLFELTRYAEAEQSYRDALAMMSVEDERRADIQENMAASVFRQAEQLAEAGNVDAALSEYLRVGSVAPASVLYANAQYDAASLLVSAARWDEAIDVLNSFRSRFPEHELADTVPAKLAFAYRETGQWEKAGDEINRMVAMATTPEERRENLQIAAELYDQAGNLDKAIDTWSQYANNHPEPAAVYMEAANRLAELYESRDDLTSRDVWLNRQMEKVDENPEAADDRMRYLAASASATLARDALAYYDSIRLTLPLNESMAAKTRALEAAVQAYQTTSGYGISSFSTEAGYQIAHIYSRLGADLMDSERPEGLSDLELSQYELLLEEQAYPFEDNAIDIHEQNIRRARDGIFDEWVQRSYESLRSLLPGRYNKPEVTVGAVHDLG; translated from the coding sequence ATGAATAAAACGCCGCTTTTTGCACTGCTATCCGGCCGGGGTCGGGTTTTGAGTTATACACGCGCATTGGTACCGATATTGTCAGCAATGCTGACGACCGGGTGCCAGACAATGTGGTGGGGGCAGGGCGGCGAAATACCGGAAGCACGCCCCGGAACACTGGCGTCTTTAAGCACCGGAAATACGACAAGTACGGCAGATCTTGCTGTTGTAGAGGGCAAGTCTGCGGAAGCCACTGAGGAAGCTGTTTCTCTTGAATCAGTGATGCGCAGTTACCGGGAGTTGCTGCCATTGGTGGATGACCCCTCCAAGCAGATCACCATCCGGCACAGGCTTGCCGATCTTGAGTTCGCTCGCGCTGAACGCATAATGACAGACACAGCAGAAGATGATCTGTCCGGAGCGATTGCAGCATATACCACTTTGCTGGCGGAATATCCGGAGCGTGAAGGTAATGACCAGATTTACTATCAGTTGGCCCGCGCCTGGGGATTACGTGGCAGGACCGAAGAGCAGCTGCAATCTCTCGATACACTGGTAACGACCTATCCCGGATCGGATTATTGGGTTGAAGCCCAGTTTCGACGCGCGGATATTCTGTTTGTTAACGGCCGCTATTCTGAAGCGGAGCAGGCCTTTGATCAGGTTACCCGTGCCAGCGGAGAGCAAAACGCTGACCCTTCCTTCCTGATGAACGCCCACTATATGAAGGGCTGGAGTCAGTTCAAACAGGGTGACTATCAGCAGGCCCTGCTTAGTTATGTTGAGGTGCTGGATCTGATTATGCCAGGTGGCCGGACTGCAGAGGCAGAGGCGCCGAATCAACGTTACCAGACGCTTACTGAAGACCTCTTTCGGGTTGTCGGCCTTTCACTGTCCTATCTTGATGGCGCGGAAACCCTGCAGGCCCTGTTCCGGCAGACCGGGAGCCGGCCTTACGAAAGCCTTGTTTATGATCGCTACAGTAAACTGCTGATTGAGCGTGAACGTTATAGTGATGCTGTTGATGTCTTTGAGGTATATGTTCACGAGCACCCAGACAGCCCCTGGGCGCCGCGTTATCACATGCGGATAATTGACACCCTGGCGTTGGCGGGTTTTGACAAGGCCATACCGGATCGTAAAGCGGAGTTCATCAAACGTTATGGTATCAACAGTGGCTACTGGCCAGAGGCCGACCCCGAAACACTGGCCTATATCAAAAACCAGTTAGAGATTCTGCTGCCGGAGTTGGCTGATCGCCATTACTTGCTTGCCGGCGAAGTCCGAAAGCAGGGGCAGAACCCTGGTAACCAGCAGAGTTTCGGAGCGGATGAGCATTTTCGGCAGGCAGCAGCCTATTACGCAGAGTTTGCCGCTACCTTCCCTGATCATCCCCGCACACCTGAGCGGCTGTTCCTGCTGGCGGAAACCTATATTGAACTACAGGAATGGCCTGATGCCATCCAGGCATTTGAGCGGGTAGCTTATGACTTCTCTGTGAATGGGGAACAAAACGAGCGTGCTGTTGAAGCGGGGTATGCCTCAGTTCTTGCATTCCGGGAGTATTCGCGAACCTGGTTGAATGACACAAATGATGATCTGTTTGCCTTGCAGGAAATGCAGCAACTTAACCGTTTTAGGTTTGTGAATGCCTTTTCGCAGGATTCCCGCGCCCCCGGTGTTTACTATATCGCTCTGCAGCGGGAGTTCGATCAGCAAAACCTTGATGAAGTTATTCCCATGGCTGCTCGCCTGGCAGCCTGGCAGCCGGCTGCAGATCCAGTGCTGGTTACCGAGGCTTTGTTGATGGCAGGGCATAGCCTGTTTGAACTCACACGCTATGCCGAAGCCGAGCAATCCTACCGGGATGCCCTGGCAATGATGTCAGTTGAAGATGAAAGGCGGGCAGACATACAGGAAAATATGGCTGCGTCTGTATTCCGTCAGGCAGAACAATTGGCAGAGGCGGGCAATGTTGATGCGGCACTCAGTGAGTATCTGCGTGTAGGGTCGGTAGCTCCAGCGTCAGTCCTTTATGCAAATGCTCAGTATGACGCAGCGTCCCTGCTGGTCAGCGCAGCACGATGGGACGAGGCAATTGATGTACTGAATAGCTTCCGTTCGCGCTTTCCTGAGCATGAACTGGCTGATACCGTTCCCGCCAAGCTTGCTTTTGCCTATAGGGAGACAGGCCAGTGGGAGAAAGCCGGGGATGAAATCAATCGCATGGTTGCCATGGCTACCACCCCGGAGGAACGACGGGAGAACCTCCAGATCGCGGCTGAGCTATACGACCAGGCAGGGAATCTGGACAAGGCGATCGATACCTGGAGCCAATACGCCAACAACCATCCGGAACCAGCGGCGGTTTATATGGAAGCTGCGAACAGGCTGGCAGAGCTTTACGAATCCCGTGACGACCTCACAAGTCGTGATGTCTGGTTGAACAGACAAATGGAGAAAGTGGATGAGAATCCGGAAGCTGCGGACGACCGGATGCGCTACCTGGCAGCCTCTGCCTCTGCGACATTGGCGCGGGACGCTCTGGCGTATTACGACAGTATTCGTCTGACATTGCCACTGAACGAGAGCATGGCAGCAAAAACACGCGCGCTTGAAGCTGCAGTCCAGGCCTACCAGACAACGTCGGGTTACGGGATATCATCCTTCTCCACAGAAGCAGGCTATCAGATTGCTCATATCTACAGCCGCCTCGGTGCAGACCTGATGGACTCCGAACGCCCGGAAGGGCTCAGTGACCTGGAACTCTCCCAGTACGAACTGTTGCTGGAGGAGCAGGCTTATCCATTCGAAGATAACGCAATTGATATCCACGAACAGAATATCCGTCGTGCCCGTGATGGCATATTCGATGAATGGGTACAGCGTAGTTATGAGTCGTTGCGAAGTTTGCTGCCGGGACGCTACAACAAACCCGAAGTTACAGTCGGAGCGGTCCATGATCTGGGATAA
- a CDS encoding tetratricopeptide repeat protein has protein sequence MIWDKKLSAMAVAGLLLLAGCASGPERPAASHSGGSSGETVAATEALHEAFIEAVVLMENGDTDEAKRRFEQMAVQYPQRTGPLVNLGIIAFQAGDAELAQTRFNEVLALDPEHAVSLNHLGVIARNAGDFSAAEHYYRAALSATPEYLPALLNLAFLLDIYLGAPEQALPLYEQYKTLAAEPDPKLEDWIYDAKNRI, from the coding sequence ATGATCTGGGATAAAAAACTGAGTGCGATGGCAGTTGCGGGTCTTTTGCTTTTGGCTGGATGTGCGTCGGGGCCTGAGCGCCCGGCCGCCTCCCATAGCGGCGGCTCGTCAGGTGAGACGGTTGCAGCCACAGAAGCTCTGCATGAAGCTTTTATCGAAGCCGTCGTATTAATGGAAAACGGTGATACCGATGAGGCAAAGCGGCGTTTTGAACAAATGGCCGTGCAGTATCCACAACGTACCGGGCCTCTGGTTAACCTGGGCATAATCGCATTTCAGGCTGGCGATGCCGAACTCGCCCAGACCAGGTTCAACGAAGTGCTTGCTCTTGATCCGGAACACGCAGTTTCACTTAACCACCTTGGCGTAATCGCACGCAATGCTGGTGATTTTTCAGCTGCTGAACACTATTATCGGGCAGCCCTTTCCGCAACCCCGGAATACTTGCCGGCATTGCTTAATCTGGCATTTTTGCTGGATATTTATCTTGGCGCGCCTGAGCAGGCGTTGCCTTTATACGAACAGTATAAAACACTTGCTGCTGAGCCCGACCCGAAGCTGGAAGACTGGATATACGATGCGAAAAACAGAATCTGA
- a CDS encoding MotA/TolQ/ExbB proton channel family protein — MIDTAVRFFQEGGFFMFPIAIVLIVGIIVAIERYVYLSAQKIINRRDFNRLHQMIAKRDFKGALNYAQESGSAMSTMIGFGLQRLARRQGREDIEYAMEEGLLDVMPRIEKRTQYLATLANIATLLGLLGTIIGLIAAFTAVAAADPAQKASLLSQSISVAMNTTAFGLMSAIPILLIHSVLQTKTNEIVDSFEMAGIKVLNLLSDGSGSRAGVQPQAQAATAATPAAALAGANARTPV; from the coding sequence ATGATCGATACCGCCGTTCGCTTCTTTCAGGAAGGTGGCTTTTTTATGTTTCCGATCGCAATTGTGCTGATTGTCGGAATCATTGTGGCCATTGAGCGATATGTATACCTGTCTGCTCAGAAAATCATCAATCGCAGAGACTTCAACCGCCTGCACCAGATGATTGCGAAGCGTGATTTCAAAGGTGCTCTCAATTACGCCCAGGAATCTGGCAGTGCCATGTCTACAATGATTGGCTTTGGTCTGCAGCGACTGGCTCGCAGGCAGGGTCGTGAGGACATTGAGTATGCCATGGAAGAAGGGTTGCTGGATGTTATGCCGCGTATTGAAAAACGTACACAGTACCTCGCAACGCTGGCTAATATCGCAACGCTTCTGGGCCTTCTGGGTACCATCATTGGCCTGATTGCGGCGTTTACTGCAGTTGCGGCAGCGGATCCGGCGCAAAAGGCCAGCCTGCTTTCCCAGAGTATCTCGGTAGCCATGAACACGACCGCATTCGGTCTGATGTCAGCGATACCCATTCTTCTGATTCATTCTGTTCTGCAAACGAAAACCAATGAGATTGTTGATAGCTTCGAAATGGCGGGGATCAAAGTGCTGAATCTGCTCAGCGACGGTTCTGGCTCTCGTGCAGGTGTTCAGCCTCAGGCGCAGGCCGCCACGGCGGCAACACCGGCCGCAGCTCTTGCTGGCGCTAACGCCCGTACCCCGGTCTGA
- a CDS encoding ExbD/TolR family protein translates to MRRKHRRLQSEPDLDITPFMNLMIVLVPVLLLNMVFAHTSVLELNFPTGESMTPDQAEELQIQVVIHMDRLVVSDNQGGVIKAIAQKDGEYDFAVLKEVMKEIKSRVPDKKDVIIMPSRETSYQALVTVMDTVRSYDAVVAGNLVEAELFPEISLGDAPLAEASEAQKEGGQS, encoded by the coding sequence ATGAGGCGGAAACATCGTCGATTACAAAGCGAACCGGATCTTGATATCACTCCTTTCATGAATCTTATGATCGTGTTGGTGCCGGTGTTGCTTTTGAATATGGTGTTTGCTCACACCAGCGTTCTGGAGCTTAACTTCCCAACCGGCGAAAGCATGACTCCGGACCAGGCTGAAGAGTTACAGATTCAGGTGGTTATCCATATGGACCGCCTGGTGGTTTCGGACAATCAGGGTGGAGTTATCAAGGCCATTGCCCAGAAGGACGGAGAGTACGATTTTGCTGTACTCAAAGAGGTAATGAAAGAGATTAAAAGCCGCGTTCCTGACAAAAAAGATGTGATTATCATGCCCTCACGTGAAACCTCTTATCAGGCACTTGTGACGGTTATGGACACGGTCCGGTCCTACGACGCAGTCGTTGCAGGGAATCTGGTGGAGGCCGAACTCTTTCCTGAAATCTCGCTCGGCGATGCACCTTTGGCTGAAGCATCAGAAGCGCAGAAAGAAGGGGGGCAATCATGA